From a single Apium graveolens cultivar Ventura chromosome 2, ASM990537v1, whole genome shotgun sequence genomic region:
- the LOC141695537 gene encoding uncharacterized protein LOC141695537: protein MTCFKCEKVGHMERNYKKPVQKENVLRIAGPSPPPTPTTQPRARTLNMTMKDAVQNTDVVAGTLVIYLVEVKVLMDSRATRSFIAKSVIDRLKCVTYPLKPNLIIEVANQERVTANRICPNCDMVIEGRHFLLSV from the coding sequence ATGACTTGTTTCAAGTGTgaaaaggtgggccatatggaaAGGAATTATAAGAAGCCTGTCCAGAAGGAAAATGtgcttaggattgctggaccatCACCGCCACCAACACCAACAACCCAACCAAGGGCAAGAACATTAAATATGACCATGAAAGATGCAGTGCAGAATACGGATGTGGTAGCAGGTACGCTTGTTATATATTTAGTAGAAGTCAAAGTGTTAATGGATTCtagagctactagatcttttattgcTAAAAGTGTTATTGATAGATTAAAGTGCGTTACATACCCTCTTAAACCCaatttgattatagaagtagcAAATCAAGAAAGAGTTACTGCCAATAGAATTTGTCCCAATTGCGAtatggttatagaaggtcggcattTTCTGCTGtccgtttaa